The proteins below come from a single Cricetulus griseus strain 17A/GY chromosome 6, alternate assembly CriGri-PICRH-1.0, whole genome shotgun sequence genomic window:
- the LOC100761978 gene encoding olfactory receptor 4K3, which produces MDEGNQTMASEFVLLGLTHSQNLQLLLFVMFLILYVLTVSGNSIVMFLITTDRNLHSPMYFFLANLSFVDMWLSSVTTPKMITDFLREPKIISFEGCMCQVFFDHCVGAVEMMMLVVMAYDRYVAICKPLHYFTIMNLKRCTGLVLASWTISFVHAMSQLLAVVKLPLCGHMEIDSFFCDIPLIIKLSCTDSHDLDIYMNANCGAVVVTCFILLLISYTYILITVRQSSKAGASKALSTCSAHITVVMIFFVPCIFIYVWPLNIIWLDKFLAVFYTLIAPLLNPVIYTLRNKEMKNAIKKLKGYFTNHKGST; this is translated from the coding sequence ATGGATGAAGGCAATCAGACGATGGCATCAGAATTTGTGCTTTTGGGACTTACCCACTCACAGAATCTTCAGCTCTTACTCTTTGTGATGTTTCTGATTCTTTATGTTCTCACTGTATCTGGAAATAGTATTGTCATGTTCTTAATTACCACTGACCGAAATCTCCATTCTCCTATGTACTTCTTTTTGGCCAACCTGTCCTTTGTTGATATGTGGCTTTCCTCTGTTACTACTCCTAAAATGATTACAGATTTTCTCAGGGAACCAAAGATCATTTCATTTGAAGGCTGCATGTGTCAGGTCTTCTTTGACCACTGTGTTGGCGCAGTAGAGATGATGATGTTGGTGGTAATGgcttatgaccgctatgtggccatctgcaaacCACTCCACTACTTCACCATTATGAACTTGAAAAGATGCACTGGGTTGGTGTTAGCGTCCTGGACCATTTCCTTTGTGCATGCCATGAGTCAGCTTTTGGCAGTTGTTAAACTACCTCTCTGTGGCCATATGGAAATTGATAGTTTCTTCTGTGACATACCACTGATAATCAAGTTATCCTGCACAGATTCCCATGATTTGGATATTTACATGAATGCTAACTGTGGGGCTGTGGTTGTAACCTGCTTCATTCTGTTGCTCATTTCCTACACATACATCCTTATCACTGTTCGCCAGAGCTCTAAAGCTGGTGCATCTAAGGCTCTGTCCACATGCAGTGCCCACATCACAGTAGTGATGATCTTTTTTGTTCCCTGCATCTTTATCTATGTATGGCCCCTCAATATCATCTGGCTGGACAAATTTCTTGCTGTATTTTATACTCTTATTGCACCTCTCCTAAATCCTGTCATTTACAcactgagaaataaagaaatgaaaaatgctataaagaaattaaaaggttACTTCACGAATCACAAGGGAAGTACATAA